From the genome of Sphingobacterium kitahiroshimense, one region includes:
- a CDS encoding TonB-dependent receptor, translated as MKLICMLVVLFTLGAQASGYAQNVNISMKNAKIEHVLKEISKQTKLRFFYDEKLLEQTDLVDVSVSKSDVRTVLNRALKGQNLAFEIMGGTIVITERNKTDIEISGTVRDSIGVMRGVTVSVLGVSGLSTKTDADGRFSLRVPENGILLFRFLGYKDQEVQVANQKVINIRMESAESHLDEVIVVGYGTQKRVNLSGAVDQISEKFLDSRPITNVGTGLQGAMANLNITPTSGRANSSPGINVRGYTSLSGGGPLIVIDGVPATNDELNRMNPIDISSVTVLKDAASAAIYGSRAAFGVVLVTTKTGTTKEIKVAANSIFAAKAITRTVDIEDNPYEVMKYRNIMGAPWYNLYDERMLEYGKALNDDPSLPRVIVDPKNPNAYIYLGSTDWFKEVYKDIQPSYTNNINISQKNEKSSFYLSGEYYRQNGMLRISPDTYDRYNFRAKGDYKLTDWFTLSNNTTYTADKYDQPSAIDQGYLYWHNVNRQPSLNTVSNPDGTYTEAGVSMIGAVADGGRSVRRVNDFQSSFGAKIDLLKNVWTLNGDATFRRVSGKSHYFVVPLEFSTGPGVIKRQAFNSSASNGSDETRYNVYNVYSQYQQTLKDHYFSLMVGFNQEERIYESFSASRDQLIANSLPTIGLATGETPSVGASDYAWSVRGAFARINYSYKERYIFESNLRYDGSSRFPKKDRFAFNPSVSGAWVISKENFFAPLSASVSNLKLRGSYGSLANQDLRDNYYPYIANMGKGTSIVLDGKRPAYVTSPGLVSPTLTWETVTQSNFGVDIGLFGNQFFGSFDLYQRMTKDMLTAGRTLPIVLGTGVPLENAADLKTKGWELTLGFNKEFMVGSKPLSFATRFNLADSRAYIEKFSNPKNNLNDYYVGQEIGEMWGLTTLGFFQSAAEIEAHADQNDVTSYPGTRGLEPGDLKFADINGDGKINNGDWTLANHGDYKVIGNSRQRYNYGLDLTSAWNGIDLRIFLQGVGKRNYYPPGGDHYFWGIYAQPWASLTKFNLDHWTPDNPNGYLPRPKSYVAEQSGIELAATQTKYLQNAGYLRVKNITVGYTFPKSLTDRWGVDRVRLFASGENLFEFTKLMDYLDPEIVGDRTAYPFQRTYSLGLNFNF; from the coding sequence ATGAAGTTAATTTGTATGCTGGTTGTGTTGTTTACACTCGGGGCCCAAGCATCGGGATATGCTCAGAATGTAAATATTTCGATGAAGAATGCGAAGATAGAGCATGTGCTGAAAGAGATATCTAAGCAGACTAAATTGCGTTTTTTTTACGATGAAAAATTACTGGAGCAGACCGATCTTGTAGATGTGTCTGTTTCTAAATCAGATGTTCGAACCGTCTTAAATCGGGCACTAAAAGGTCAAAATCTTGCATTTGAGATAATGGGGGGGACAATCGTTATTACTGAAAGAAATAAAACAGATATTGAAATATCTGGTACAGTGCGTGATTCTATTGGGGTTATGCGGGGTGTAACTGTATCCGTTTTGGGAGTATCTGGCCTTTCGACAAAGACAGATGCAGATGGACGGTTTTCTCTTCGTGTACCAGAAAATGGCATTTTACTTTTCCGTTTTTTAGGCTACAAAGATCAAGAGGTTCAGGTTGCAAATCAAAAGGTGATCAATATCCGAATGGAAAGCGCAGAGTCGCACTTGGATGAAGTTATTGTCGTGGGTTATGGAACTCAAAAAAGAGTCAATTTATCTGGTGCTGTTGACCAGATCAGTGAAAAGTTTTTGGATAGCAGACCGATTACTAATGTTGGCACTGGGCTACAGGGAGCTATGGCTAATCTAAACATAACGCCTACGAGTGGTAGAGCAAATAGTTCACCTGGGATTAATGTAAGGGGGTATACATCATTATCTGGCGGTGGACCATTAATTGTGATTGATGGCGTTCCGGCCACAAATGATGAATTAAACAGAATGAATCCCATTGATATTTCTAGTGTTACGGTTTTAAAAGATGCCGCATCTGCAGCAATCTATGGTAGCCGGGCTGCTTTTGGTGTGGTCTTAGTAACGACAAAAACAGGAACAACTAAAGAGATAAAAGTAGCCGCCAATTCAATTTTTGCAGCTAAAGCAATAACTAGAACGGTCGACATTGAAGATAATCCATATGAAGTCATGAAGTATAGGAATATCATGGGTGCTCCTTGGTATAATCTTTATGATGAAAGGATGCTCGAATATGGTAAAGCTTTAAATGATGATCCTTCATTACCACGTGTGATTGTGGATCCAAAAAATCCTAATGCTTATATCTATTTAGGTTCAACAGACTGGTTCAAAGAAGTATATAAAGATATTCAGCCTTCTTACACGAACAACATCAATATATCTCAAAAAAATGAAAAGTCTTCATTTTATCTTTCTGGAGAGTATTATAGACAAAATGGTATGCTCAGAATCAGTCCAGATACCTATGATCGCTACAATTTTAGAGCTAAGGGAGATTATAAATTAACTGATTGGTTTACATTATCTAATAATACAACCTATACTGCAGATAAATATGACCAACCATCTGCTATTGATCAAGGTTATCTTTATTGGCATAATGTTAACCGCCAGCCCTCATTAAATACGGTAAGCAATCCTGACGGAACCTATACAGAAGCCGGTGTAAGTATGATCGGTGCTGTTGCCGATGGAGGAAGAAGTGTTCGCAGAGTCAATGATTTTCAAAGCAGTTTTGGAGCTAAGATCGATCTACTAAAAAATGTTTGGACTTTAAATGGTGATGCAACATTTAGAAGGGTATCCGGTAAAAGTCATTATTTTGTGGTGCCACTGGAATTTAGTACAGGTCCAGGTGTTATCAAACGCCAAGCTTTCAATAGCTCAGCTTCAAATGGAAGTGATGAAACCCGCTATAATGTATATAATGTGTATTCACAGTACCAACAGACATTAAAGGATCACTATTTTTCATTAATGGTTGGTTTTAATCAGGAAGAACGTATTTATGAGTCGTTTTCTGCCTCACGTGATCAATTGATTGCCAATTCTTTGCCTACTATTGGACTAGCCACAGGAGAAACACCTTCAGTTGGTGCATCTGACTATGCATGGTCGGTCAGAGGTGCATTTGCTAGAATTAACTACAGTTATAAAGAGCGATATATTTTTGAATCAAATCTGAGATATGACGGTTCTTCAAGATTTCCTAAAAAAGATCGATTTGCATTTAACCCATCAGTTTCTGGGGCTTGGGTGATTTCAAAGGAGAACTTTTTTGCTCCGCTAAGTGCGTCTGTTTCAAATTTGAAGTTACGCGGATCCTATGGGTCATTGGCTAATCAAGATCTGCGTGATAACTATTATCCATATATCGCAAATATGGGAAAAGGTACAAGTATTGTGTTAGATGGTAAACGCCCTGCTTATGTAACAAGTCCTGGTTTGGTCTCGCCTACGTTAACTTGGGAAACAGTTACACAATCAAATTTCGGAGTAGATATCGGCCTTTTTGGTAATCAATTTTTTGGATCATTTGATTTGTATCAACGTATGACAAAAGATATGCTGACTGCGGGTCGTACGTTACCTATTGTTCTCGGTACCGGAGTACCATTAGAAAATGCAGCAGATTTAAAGACAAAAGGTTGGGAGTTAACCCTTGGTTTTAATAAAGAGTTTATGGTCGGTTCTAAACCTCTTTCCTTTGCAACTCGATTTAATCTTGCTGACAGCCGTGCTTACATAGAAAAATTTAGCAATCCTAAAAATAACTTAAATGATTACTATGTAGGACAGGAGATCGGTGAAATGTGGGGATTGACCACATTAGGTTTTTTTCAGTCAGCAGCAGAAATAGAGGCACATGCTGATCAGAATGATGTTACTTCTTATCCGGGTACAAGAGGCCTCGAGCCAGGTGATCTTAAATTTGCGGACATAAACGGAGATGGAAAGATCAATAACGGTGATTGGACATTAGCAAATCATGGTGATTATAAAGTGATCGGTAACTCAAGACAGCGATACAATTATGGCCTTGATTTAACATCGGCATGGAATGGTATAGACCTTCGTATATTTTTGCAAGGTGTCGGTAAGAGAAATTATTATCCTCCTGGAGGCGACCATTACTTTTGGGGTATCTATGCTCAACCTTGGGCGAGTTTGACAAAATTTAATTTAGATCACTGGACGCCAGATAATCCAAATGGATACTTGCCTAGACCTAAATCTTATGTAGCTGAGCAAAGTGGAATCGAATTGGCAGCTACACAAACTAAATATTTACAAAATGCGGGCTATTTAAGGGTTAAAAATATTACGGTCGGTTATACTTTTCCAAAATCGTTGACAGATCGATGGGGAGTGGATCGCGTTCGTTTATTTGCCAGCGGCGAAAATCTTTTTGAATTTACGAAATTGATGGATTATTTAGATCCAGAGATTGTAGGGGATAGAACTGCTTATCCATTTCAAAGAACATATTCTTTGGGCTTGAATTTTAATTTTTAA
- a CDS encoding RagB/SusD family nutrient uptake outer membrane protein gives MKNINRWIIVGGTLMSMFALVTSCNDDFMDRYPTTSVTEEVFFNNITDLKTYTNSFYNTLSSPIADIGTDNLAHHNSGSAIDEMMRGGITPQNASVWSWSTLRGINFFLENYGRVKNASAEEVNHYVGIAKFFRARFYIDKVNMYNDVPWYGHTLNTADIEPLHKKQDSRALVVDSIMADLEFAAAHIKPDGHKSTVTKWAALAQLSQFALQEGTYRKYHTYLGLAASSKTFLERAVSASEKIINEGGFQISKAGGVDRAYRDLFISQNLQANPETIMFIDYDKDLNMRRNTHTVLDYEWALSQTLMESYLMKDGTRFTNQPNYKTKNVNEVFANRDPRFEQTFMKPGFQSIDATTPHRLKPTLGGYNQIKFYPEVTEMISWEASYTDAFVFRYAEVLLIYAEAKAELGTLNSQADLDKSINQLRARVAMPPMILSEAMGAVDPILQQYYPNVKGNVGLILEVRRERRVELACEGQRYRDIFRWEVGERLADQQQGMYVKALGAMDVTGDGNPDIAILESAKDTGPIAGFTPEQLKNITLYYLKDANGNNNSIYLENGSNGHIMFTVARDNKKNFIKNKHYYYPIANSQMVLSGSNLVQTLGWEQ, from the coding sequence ATGAAAAATATAAATAGATGGATAATCGTCGGGGGTACATTAATGAGTATGTTTGCCCTAGTCACAAGTTGTAATGATGATTTTATGGATCGATATCCTACTACATCAGTTACTGAAGAAGTTTTTTTCAATAATATTACAGATTTAAAAACATATACAAATAGTTTTTACAATACTTTAAGTTCACCGATCGCAGATATCGGAACGGATAACTTGGCCCATCATAATTCAGGAAGCGCTATAGATGAAATGATGAGGGGAGGTATAACACCTCAAAATGCGAGTGTTTGGAGCTGGTCCACTTTGCGTGGGATCAACTTTTTTCTAGAAAATTATGGACGCGTTAAGAATGCCAGTGCAGAGGAAGTGAATCATTATGTCGGCATAGCCAAATTTTTCCGTGCACGGTTCTATATTGATAAAGTCAATATGTATAATGATGTACCTTGGTATGGACACACTTTGAATACCGCAGATATTGAACCGCTACATAAGAAGCAAGATAGTAGAGCTTTGGTGGTTGATTCTATTATGGCTGACCTAGAATTTGCAGCAGCCCATATAAAACCTGACGGACACAAATCGACTGTAACTAAATGGGCTGCTTTAGCACAGCTGTCACAGTTTGCACTGCAAGAAGGTACATACCGTAAATATCATACCTACTTAGGTTTGGCTGCTAGTTCTAAAACGTTTCTAGAAAGAGCAGTATCTGCTTCGGAGAAAATCATAAATGAGGGTGGCTTCCAGATCAGTAAAGCCGGTGGTGTAGATAGAGCTTACAGAGACTTGTTTATCAGTCAAAATCTTCAGGCAAATCCGGAAACTATTATGTTTATCGATTACGATAAAGATTTGAATATGAGACGGAATACGCATACGGTATTGGATTATGAATGGGCTTTAAGCCAGACACTGATGGAAAGCTATTTGATGAAAGATGGGACTAGATTTACAAATCAACCAAATTATAAGACAAAAAATGTCAATGAAGTATTTGCAAATCGAGATCCACGTTTTGAGCAAACATTCATGAAGCCTGGATTTCAATCGATTGACGCAACGACACCACATCGTTTGAAGCCAACTTTAGGTGGGTATAATCAGATTAAATTTTATCCGGAAGTTACCGAAATGATTAGCTGGGAAGCTTCTTACACGGATGCATTTGTATTTAGATATGCTGAAGTCCTATTAATTTATGCAGAAGCTAAAGCAGAACTTGGAACTTTGAATAGTCAAGCAGATCTGGATAAGTCGATCAATCAACTAAGAGCGCGTGTTGCTATGCCTCCTATGATTTTAAGTGAAGCGATGGGTGCTGTAGATCCTATATTACAACAGTACTATCCTAATGTAAAAGGAAATGTTGGACTAATTTTAGAAGTTAGAAGAGAAAGACGGGTTGAATTAGCATGTGAAGGCCAGCGCTATCGTGATATTTTTAGATGGGAAGTTGGTGAACGTCTTGCAGATCAACAGCAAGGTATGTATGTAAAGGCGTTAGGTGCAATGGATGTCACCGGTGACGGGAATCCCGATATAGCTATATTAGAATCGGCGAAAGATACAGGTCCTATTGCTGGGTTTACTCCAGAACAACTGAAGAACATTACACTTTACTACCTCAAAGATGCAAATGGTAATAATAATAGCATTTACCTAGAGAATGGAAGTAATGGACATATTATGTTTACTGTTGCTAGGGATAATAAGAAAAACTTTATTAAAAATAAGCACTACTATTATCCTATCGCCAATAGTCAAATGGTGTTAAGTGGAAGTAACTTAGTGCAAACATTAGGTTGGGAACAATAG
- a CDS encoding STM3941 family protein → MNKEIKIFRDTAKSRKLLISSGAICLVLGIVFIYGLGTFDDIFKAKVAVASGAVFLIMLIFVIKSIINMNDKSAIFELNENTVSGKTSPLSRGIGAINWKDVTGLEVQKVGGDTLVVVYLTNVAYYQTKLSKMFWNMAFDKQSQELQIMYSASEIDMSINELYDLFVSYWKQQVA, encoded by the coding sequence ATGAACAAAGAAATTAAAATCTTTAGAGATACAGCTAAAAGCAGAAAGTTATTAATCAGTTCTGGAGCGATCTGTCTAGTCCTGGGCATTGTATTTATTTATGGATTAGGCACTTTTGACGATATTTTCAAAGCAAAGGTAGCAGTGGCTAGTGGGGCTGTATTTTTGATTATGCTGATTTTCGTGATAAAGAGTATCATAAATATGAATGATAAGTCTGCAATTTTTGAATTGAATGAAAATACTGTAAGCGGAAAAACCTCACCTCTATCAAGAGGTATTGGAGCAATTAACTGGAAAGATGTTACTGGTTTAGAGGTTCAAAAAGTTGGTGGCGATACTTTGGTGGTTGTATACTTAACGAATGTAGCATATTACCAAACAAAACTTTCCAAGATGTTTTGGAATATGGCTTTTGATAAACAATCTCAAGAATTACAGATCATGTATTCTGCTTCCGAAATTGATATGAGCATAAATGAACTCTATGACTTGTTTGTATCTTACTGGAAACAACAAGTTGCATAG
- a CDS encoding OsmC family protein, translated as MAFKHIFKVALSWFSTEKVASTKSKVYSKSHHISIEGKSDLAISAAKAFKGDPSLYNPEDLLLSSLVSCHMMSYLYLCDQNNIEVISYTDHAEAILEVNSDASGRFVEVILKPAVVILNPEQIALALDLHKKANQLCFIANSCNFPVMHKPTCLAE; from the coding sequence ATGGCGTTCAAGCACATCTTTAAAGTAGCACTAAGTTGGTTTTCAACAGAGAAGGTAGCTTCTACTAAATCTAAAGTTTATAGTAAAAGCCATCACATTTCTATTGAAGGGAAAAGTGATCTGGCAATCTCTGCCGCTAAAGCTTTCAAAGGGGATCCAAGTCTATACAATCCAGAAGATCTCTTGCTGAGTAGCTTAGTTTCATGCCACATGATGTCTTATCTTTATCTTTGTGATCAAAACAACATTGAGGTCATCTCTTACACAGACCATGCAGAAGCTATATTAGAAGTTAATTCAGATGCTAGTGGCCGTTTTGTGGAGGTAATACTAAAACCTGCAGTGGTTATTTTAAATCCGGAGCAAATTGCATTAGCGTTAGATTTGCACAAAAAAGCTAATCAACTTTGTTTTATAGCCAATTCGTGCAATTTTCCTGTAATGCATAAGCCGACATGCCTCGCAGAATAA
- a CDS encoding carbohydrate-binding family 9-like protein codes for MKTDIADPKDIPLFFNKAAITYQAIDQVNWSTYPYKPQVSFAIAYTDKALLIHYLVEEKHVRAVTNHDNGKVFQDACVEFFVQPQASDLTYYNFEFNCIGKLLMQAGKPGKRALPTEPILNSIKRWSSLGSDPINIQNQTTSWQLAVIIPLTAFYLNPMDSFANQKFKGNFYKCGDKLEQPHYLSWSPIHLPHPQFHAIDFFGNINFQ; via the coding sequence TTGAAAACGGATATAGCTGATCCTAAAGATATCCCTCTTTTTTTTAATAAAGCGGCTATTACCTATCAAGCTATTGATCAGGTGAATTGGTCTACATATCCCTATAAACCGCAGGTTAGTTTTGCTATTGCATATACCGATAAGGCTTTATTAATTCATTACCTAGTGGAGGAGAAACATGTACGGGCTGTTACTAATCATGATAACGGGAAAGTATTTCAAGATGCATGTGTTGAATTTTTTGTCCAACCTCAGGCCTCTGATTTAACCTATTATAATTTTGAATTCAACTGTATCGGAAAGTTATTAATGCAGGCAGGTAAGCCTGGAAAACGTGCATTGCCCACAGAACCTATATTAAACAGTATCAAGCGATGGTCCTCTTTAGGTAGCGATCCGATCAATATTCAAAATCAAACAACCTCTTGGCAACTAGCTGTCATCATACCATTAACTGCTTTCTATTTAAATCCAATGGATTCATTTGCTAATCAAAAGTTTAAAGGGAACTTTTATAAATGCGGTGATAAATTGGAACAGCCTCATTATTTATCTTGGTCTCCTATTCATTTACCGCATCCACAGTTTCATGCTATAGATTTTTTTGGAAATATAAACTTTCAATAA
- a CDS encoding DUF5009 domain-containing protein — MEKQSLFYHKRNPAIDMIRALTMLIMIFVNDFWKIHDVPHYLEHAAYGEDFMGLADVIFPCFLFSVGLSIPYAIEIRYTKGYESLSTIKHILSRTFALLITGVFIGNSEAGLAADTPYSIAIYWVLMILAFVAIWNDYSKVTNHRIQGLIPIFKIIGVLILLYLAISFRGANGSVFSSNWGILGMIGFSYFFCATVYLLFSDRQKYLFYIAVILILIAILKTPLKAEFGGTSILNLPKGNFIDGFIALFHIGNGVLTAFTMGGVILSMSLAKMEKLSKSMQWFYIILSGLISLAMGHFCHQYWIVNKISATLPWLFYVLCISLLTYTLMDILTYYNLTGWFKWIKPAGTSTLTTYCIPYLYYAASSLTLITLPDQLTSGLPGLLNCFLFAILVIWTAGLFEKMNIKLRL, encoded by the coding sequence ATGGAAAAGCAAAGTTTATTTTATCATAAGCGGAATCCAGCAATTGATATGATTCGGGCACTGACCATGTTGATTATGATCTTTGTTAATGATTTTTGGAAAATTCATGACGTTCCCCATTATCTTGAGCATGCTGCTTATGGAGAAGATTTTATGGGGCTAGCAGATGTTATATTTCCATGCTTTCTTTTTTCTGTCGGTTTATCCATACCTTATGCAATCGAGATACGGTATACTAAAGGATATGAATCGCTATCGACAATAAAGCATATTTTGTCCCGTACATTTGCACTTTTGATTACTGGAGTTTTTATCGGAAATTCCGAAGCCGGGCTAGCGGCAGACACTCCTTATTCAATCGCTATCTATTGGGTACTGATGATCCTAGCTTTTGTTGCCATCTGGAACGACTATTCAAAGGTTACGAATCATCGAATACAAGGCCTGATCCCCATCTTCAAAATAATAGGTGTACTCATACTTCTCTATTTAGCAATTAGCTTTAGAGGAGCAAATGGATCTGTATTTTCTTCGAATTGGGGTATTCTTGGGATGATTGGTTTTTCTTATTTCTTTTGTGCGACTGTTTATTTACTATTTTCTGATCGACAGAAATACCTATTTTACATTGCTGTCATCCTTATTTTGATCGCAATTCTTAAAACGCCATTAAAAGCAGAGTTTGGTGGAACTTCAATCTTAAATCTACCAAAAGGTAATTTTATTGACGGATTCATTGCACTATTTCATATCGGCAATGGCGTATTAACAGCTTTCACCATGGGTGGTGTAATACTCAGTATGTCACTTGCTAAAATGGAAAAATTATCTAAAAGCATGCAATGGTTCTATATCATTTTATCTGGGTTGATCAGTTTAGCGATGGGACATTTCTGTCATCAATATTGGATTGTAAATAAAATCTCGGCGACATTACCTTGGTTATTTTATGTCTTATGTATTTCTCTCTTGACATATACTTTAATGGATATCTTAACCTATTATAACTTGACAGGATGGTTTAAATGGATCAAACCAGCTGGTACAAGTACACTTACTACTTATTGTATACCTTATTTGTATTATGCAGCCTCTAGTTTAACCTTAATTACATTACCCGATCAATTAACCTCTGGGTTGCCAGGTCTTCTTAATTGCTTTCTTTTTGCTATTTTAGTAATCTGGACAGCTGGCCTTTTTGAAAAAATGAATATAAAACTACGGCTATAA
- a CDS encoding glycoside hydrolase family 18 protein has translation MLILLISTVSPIFAKKKPSKVIVAYVTSWTSDIPDPTQITHINYAFGHVNDAFNGIRIDNETRLQSIVDLKKKYAHLKVLLSIGGWGSGRFSEMASDNTKREQFAKDCARAVKQFHLDGIDIDWEYPTSSAAGISSHINDTHNFSLLMKAIRKAIGTKKLLTMASVASGKYVAFDIVAPYLNFVNIMTYDSGNPPYHHASLYRSALSGNTTCEEAVAAHITAGMPAHKLVLGIPFYGRGNKEEVKSFIDYKDLLKLQGLEKKWDDVAKANYMVNQQGEFVLSYESPESIRLKCDFIRAKGLLGAMYWEYAGDTEEGILRSTVYSGIFE, from the coding sequence ATGTTAATACTGCTAATATCTACTGTCTCACCCATTTTTGCGAAAAAGAAACCTAGTAAGGTTATAGTCGCCTATGTAACTTCCTGGACATCAGATATACCCGATCCAACACAGATTACACATATTAATTACGCATTTGGTCATGTTAATGATGCTTTTAATGGTATTCGTATCGATAATGAAACACGGTTACAATCGATTGTCGATCTGAAGAAAAAATATGCTCATCTTAAGGTATTATTGTCGATCGGTGGTTGGGGAAGTGGCCGATTTAGTGAGATGGCCTCAGATAACACTAAAAGAGAGCAATTTGCCAAAGATTGTGCTCGAGCTGTCAAACAATTTCATTTAGATGGTATTGATATTGACTGGGAATACCCTACTAGTTCGGCCGCAGGTATATCTTCCCATATTAATGATACCCATAATTTTAGTTTATTGATGAAAGCGATTAGAAAAGCTATTGGCACTAAAAAATTGCTAACTATGGCTTCTGTGGCAAGTGGTAAATATGTGGCTTTCGATATAGTTGCACCTTATCTAAATTTTGTCAATATCATGACCTACGATTCCGGTAATCCTCCTTACCACCATGCGAGCCTATACCGATCAGCATTGTCTGGTAATACAACATGTGAAGAAGCAGTAGCAGCACATATTACCGCGGGGATGCCTGCTCACAAACTTGTTTTAGGAATACCCTTTTATGGAAGAGGAAATAAGGAAGAAGTTAAAAGTTTTATCGATTACAAAGACTTATTAAAGCTACAAGGATTGGAAAAAAAATGGGATGATGTTGCAAAAGCGAATTACATGGTCAATCAACAAGGAGAATTTGTTTTGTCCTATGAAAGCCCCGAATCCATCAGGCTCAAGTGCGATTTTATAAGAGCAAAAGGTTTATTAGGAGCTATGTATTGGGAATATGCTGGTGATACAGAAGAAGGAATACTTCGAAGTACAGTTTATTCAGGAATATTCGAGTAA
- a CDS encoding sigma-70 family RNA polymerase sigma factor, whose protein sequence is MNEKIETINRWIDQYSLPLLKRAMYLVSDKEDAEDLVQDVFINAFESYTNFKGNSSPLTWLMRILKNKVADFYRKKYRHNDQISLDYFFDESGSWKSDDILYEWNEEQNLLDDKEFHIALEECLEGLPLKWKIPVKLYYLEEKKAAIVCQETGITTTNLWKILQRSRLQLRACLENNWFNTQN, encoded by the coding sequence ATGAATGAAAAGATAGAGACAATTAATAGGTGGATTGACCAATACAGTCTGCCCTTATTAAAAAGAGCAATGTATTTAGTGTCTGATAAAGAAGATGCCGAGGATTTGGTACAAGATGTTTTTATAAATGCCTTTGAGTCATATACTAACTTCAAGGGTAATAGTAGTCCCTTAACTTGGCTCATGCGGATCTTAAAGAATAAAGTTGCTGATTTCTATCGTAAAAAGTACCGTCATAACGATCAGATCAGTTTGGATTATTTTTTTGATGAATCAGGATCATGGAAAAGTGATGATATACTATATGAGTGGAACGAAGAACAAAATCTGCTGGATGACAAAGAGTTCCATATTGCTTTGGAAGAGTGTTTAGAAGGTCTTCCTTTAAAGTGGAAAATCCCTGTAAAGCTTTATTATCTCGAAGAAAAAAAGGCAGCTATAGTTTGTCAGGAAACCGGAATTACAACGACTAACCTTTGGAAAATACTTCAGAGAAGTCGTTTACAATTACGGGCCTGTTTGGAAAATAATTGGTTTAATACTCAAAATTAA
- a CDS encoding DUF417 family protein, which translates to MHAKNKNNDPNIGSSLGYYISFGGAVLILLWIGIFKFTPTEANAIKPLIENHPLSAWIYTILSVQTVSNIVGVVEILVAILLILTLKFDELKKYAGFAMCVIFLMTLSYLFTTPNMWKIIDGVPYTDFFILKDLMYLGFGMHLVSYKTV; encoded by the coding sequence ATGCATGCAAAAAACAAAAATAATGATCCAAATATAGGGTCTTCGTTAGGTTACTATATTTCGTTTGGAGGAGCAGTTCTTATTTTACTTTGGATAGGAATATTTAAGTTTACACCTACGGAGGCAAATGCGATTAAACCACTGATAGAAAATCATCCACTATCGGCTTGGATCTATACCATATTGAGTGTGCAAACCGTATCGAATATAGTTGGTGTAGTGGAAATTTTGGTAGCAATTTTACTGATTCTGACATTAAAATTTGACGAACTGAAAAAATATGCAGGATTTGCAATGTGCGTCATATTCCTGATGACATTGAGTTACTTATTCACGACACCAAATATGTGGAAGATTATAGATGGCGTACCCTATACAGATTTTTTTATACTTAAAGATCTGATGTATCTAGGATTTGGTATGCATTTGGTAAGTTATAAGACAGTTTAA
- the msrB gene encoding peptide-methionine (R)-S-oxide reductase MsrB — translation MGEYKKKDKETLKKELTDIQYNVTQKNATERAFDNEYWNEFREGIYVDVTTGEPLFISSDKFESDCGWPSFSKPISEKIVKELSDNSYGMERTEVRSKTGDAHLGHIFNDGPADKGGLRYCINSASIKFIPKDEMATKGYAKYIALLEKKDQKSIK, via the coding sequence GTGGGGGAATATAAAAAAAAGGATAAAGAAACCTTAAAAAAAGAACTTACGGATATCCAGTACAATGTAACGCAAAAAAACGCTACCGAAAGAGCTTTTGATAATGAGTACTGGAATGAATTTAGAGAAGGGATCTATGTTGATGTGACTACAGGCGAACCATTGTTTATATCTTCAGATAAGTTTGAGTCGGATTGTGGATGGCCAAGTTTTTCAAAACCGATTAGTGAGAAAATAGTGAAGGAACTATCGGATAATTCATACGGAATGGAACGTACTGAGGTGCGCAGTAAGACAGGCGATGCACATTTAGGACATATTTTTAATGATGGTCCAGCAGATAAAGGAGGTTTAAGATATTGTATCAATAGTGCATCTATCAAATTTATTCCTAAAGATGAAATGGCTACGAAAGGTTATGCTAAGTATATCGCATTGTTAGAGAAAAAAGATCAGAAGTCAATTAAATAA